The following proteins are encoded in a genomic region of Diabrotica virgifera virgifera chromosome 1, PGI_DIABVI_V3a:
- the LOC114327555 gene encoding phosphomannomutase — protein MDQKNILCLFDVDGTLTKPVNVIEPEIYSFLLDKVKARCTVGLVGGSDFKKIAFQMNGDDVIHKVHYVFSENGLVQYKHGKEIGRQSIQNFLGEDKIQKFINFVLQYLSRITLPVKRGTFVEFRTGMLNISPIGRNCSQQERDAFEIYDNEHQVRKIMIEQLKKEFPDFGLTYSIGGQISFDVFPNGWDKTYCLQLLEREGFDEIHFFGDKTHKGGNDYEIYSDKRVIGHKVTGPLDTKRQLEELLNL, from the coding sequence AtggatcaaaaaaatattttgtgccTTTTCGACGTTGATGGTACTTTAACAAAACCCGTAAACGTGATAGAACCAGAAATATATTCGTTTTTGTTAGACAAAGTAAAGGCACGTTGTACTGTGGGGCTAGTAGGAGGCTCAGACTTCAAGAAAATTGCATTCCAGATGAATGGGGATGATGTAATTCATAAAGTGCATTACGTTTTTTCAGAAAATGGTCTAGTTCAATACAAACATGGAAAAGAAATTGGACGACAAAGTATTCAGAATTTTTTAGGTGAAgataaaattcaaaaatttatcaaTTTTGTGTTACAATATCTCTCAAGGATAACACTTCCAGTTAAAAGAGGCACCTTTGTGGAGTTCAGAACTGGAATGCTCAATATATCTCCAATAGGTAGAAATTGTTCACAGCAGGAGAGAGATGCTTTTGAAATATATGATAATGAACACCAAGTACGGAAGATTATGATAGAACAGCTCAAGAAAGAATTCCCAGATTTCGGTTTAACATATAGCATAGGTGGCCAAATTAGTTTTGATGTCTTTCCAAATGGATGGGATAAAACCTATTGTTTACAATTGTTAGAAAGAGAAGGCTTTGACGAAATTCATTTCTTTGGAGATAAAACTCATAAGGGAGGTAATGATTATGAAATTTATAGTGATAAAAGAGTAATAGGCCACAAAGTTACTGGTCCCTTAGACACCAAAAGACAATTGGAAGAATTACTcaatttataa